One region of Jatrophihabitans cynanchi genomic DNA includes:
- a CDS encoding CapA family protein, with amino-acid sequence MSARHRVFPAALAATAVCLAGCTVGPDTQPSRRSTAHSISSTSAPAPATSAPVAVRPRTVTIIASGDVLIHPPLWQQAHADARAAGHTGYDFGPMYASVAPDTRAADLAICEMETPLAPPQGPFTGWPTFTAPPQVLTALKGVGYDSCTTASNHTIDEGYQGVVRTLDELDAAGLKHTGSARTAAEAARPLIITTANGVKVAQLAYSFDFNGIAVPAGKPWLANRIDVPAILAAAHRAKKAGADIVVLSMHWGTEYDHLATSTQRSQAEQLLASPDIDVILGDHAHVVQPMQKLHGKWVVFCMGNQISRHADPIAAGREGLMPRFTFTEVSPGHFQVTRAEAIPTWMQDDPALRLIDIPRALADPATSAAERATLQQQWRAIRGYLDAYGAVAAGLHVVH; translated from the coding sequence GTGTCCGCCCGCCACCGTGTGTTTCCCGCGGCGCTGGCGGCCACGGCAGTGTGCCTGGCCGGCTGCACGGTGGGTCCGGACACGCAGCCGAGCCGTCGGTCGACCGCGCACTCGATCAGCTCGACGTCCGCACCGGCGCCGGCGACCTCGGCGCCGGTCGCAGTCCGGCCGCGCACGGTGACGATCATCGCGAGCGGCGACGTGCTCATCCACCCGCCGCTGTGGCAGCAGGCGCACGCCGACGCGAGGGCAGCAGGTCACACCGGCTACGACTTCGGCCCCATGTACGCGAGCGTCGCGCCGGACACGCGTGCCGCCGACCTCGCGATCTGCGAAATGGAGACGCCGCTCGCGCCGCCGCAGGGCCCGTTCACCGGCTGGCCCACCTTCACCGCGCCGCCCCAGGTGCTGACCGCACTGAAGGGCGTCGGCTACGACTCGTGCACCACCGCGTCCAACCACACGATCGATGAGGGCTACCAGGGTGTCGTCCGCACCCTCGACGAACTGGACGCGGCCGGGCTGAAACACACCGGCAGCGCGCGCACCGCGGCCGAGGCGGCCCGCCCCCTGATCATCACCACCGCGAACGGGGTCAAGGTCGCGCAGCTCGCGTACTCCTTCGACTTCAACGGCATCGCGGTGCCCGCGGGCAAACCGTGGCTCGCGAACCGCATCGACGTGCCGGCGATCCTGGCCGCCGCGCACCGCGCCAAGAAGGCCGGTGCCGACATCGTCGTGCTGTCGATGCACTGGGGAACCGAGTACGACCACTTGGCCACTTCGACCCAGCGTTCACAGGCCGAGCAGCTGCTCGCCTCGCCGGACATCGACGTGATCCTCGGCGACCATGCGCACGTCGTGCAGCCGATGCAAAAGCTCCACGGCAAGTGGGTCGTCTTCTGCATGGGCAACCAGATCTCGCGCCACGCCGACCCGATCGCGGCCGGACGCGAGGGGCTCATGCCGCGGTTCACCTTCACCGAGGTATCGCCGGGGCATTTCCAGGTCACCCGTGCCGAGGCGATCCCGACCTGGATGCAGGACGACCCGGCGCTACGACTGATCGACATCCCGCGCGCCTTGGCCGATCCAGCGACCTCCGCG
- a CDS encoding amidase family protein → MHRLQEQVRALAAGEVTFSGVRTSLDPQLRAGLYRLADVLAALGHDVICADPRYGRAIFGRVDVVLAPTTARPPLRIGATDGLSGWQTDKVIVGACPYTWPWNVLGWPAVNVPAGFASEGLPFGAQLLGPANSEALLISLAAQLEAHERWYEHVPPGIAAEHPSRPGAASPR, encoded by the coding sequence ATGCATCGGTTGCAGGAGCAGGTTCGCGCGCTGGCCGCCGGCGAGGTCACGTTCAGCGGCGTGCGCACCAGCCTGGACCCGCAGCTGCGTGCCGGGCTGTACCGGCTGGCCGACGTGCTCGCCGCCCTGGGCCACGACGTCATCTGCGCCGACCCGCGCTACGGCCGTGCGATCTTCGGCCGGGTGGACGTCGTGCTGGCGCCCACCACCGCACGTCCCCCGCTACGCATCGGCGCCACCGACGGACTGTCCGGCTGGCAGACCGACAAGGTGATCGTCGGCGCCTGCCCGTACACGTGGCCGTGGAACGTCCTGGGCTGGCCCGCTGTCAACGTCCCCGCCGGCTTCGCGTCCGAGGGTCTGCCGTTCGGCGCGCAACTGCTCGGGCCGGCGAACAGCGAGGCGTTGCTGATCTCGCTCGCCGCCCAGCTCGAGGCGCACGAGCGCTGGTACGAGCACGTGCCGCCCGGCATCGCTGCCGAGCACCCGAGCCGTCCCGGAGCCGCGTCGCCACGTTGA
- a CDS encoding acyl-CoA dehydrogenase family protein, which translates to MNLLYSDVEEQLRASVRDLLAARAPLSGAVARAESDRPYEPALWTALARELGVAGLAVPESAGGHGGSWREVAVVAEELGRAVAATPFLGSTVLATAAATAVPSARELVGALAAGTSTAVLVVPLSTPPGSAFPGQVSFDGTHATGQVRSAADAAAADLLLVPAAGPAGPVLLSVEAGAARCEPVTSLDLTRPLSNVHLDAAAGSVVAEGDGAVRALEAALLAGAVVLASEQVGLAEHGLDSTVAYLKERYQFGRQIGSFQALKHRCADLWANLAQARAVARYAAACLADGTADGAADAPVAAALAQAYCSPLAVTAAEECIQLHGGIGFTWEHPAHLYLKRAKADSIAFGGAARHHARLGELVGLPA; encoded by the coding sequence GTGAACCTGCTGTACTCCGACGTCGAGGAGCAGCTGCGCGCCAGCGTGCGCGACCTGCTCGCCGCCCGCGCCCCGCTGTCCGGTGCCGTCGCCCGTGCCGAGTCGGACCGGCCGTACGAACCGGCGCTCTGGACGGCGCTGGCGCGCGAGCTGGGCGTCGCCGGGCTGGCCGTGCCGGAGAGCGCCGGCGGGCACGGCGGATCGTGGCGCGAGGTCGCCGTGGTGGCCGAGGAGTTGGGGCGCGCGGTCGCCGCCACTCCGTTCCTGGGCAGCACCGTGCTGGCGACCGCGGCGGCGACAGCCGTCCCATCCGCGCGCGAGCTCGTCGGCGCACTCGCGGCCGGCACCAGCACGGCAGTGCTCGTGGTGCCGCTGTCGACGCCGCCCGGCTCGGCGTTCCCGGGGCAGGTCAGCTTCGACGGCACGCACGCAACCGGACAGGTGCGTAGTGCGGCCGACGCCGCCGCAGCCGACCTGCTGCTGGTGCCGGCCGCCGGTCCGGCCGGTCCCGTGCTGCTGAGCGTCGAGGCCGGTGCCGCGCGGTGTGAGCCGGTCACCTCGCTCGACCTCACCCGCCCGCTGTCGAACGTCCACCTCGACGCGGCAGCCGGCAGCGTGGTCGCCGAAGGTGACGGCGCGGTACGTGCGCTCGAGGCGGCGCTGCTCGCCGGTGCCGTGGTCCTCGCCAGCGAGCAGGTGGGGCTGGCCGAGCACGGCCTGGACAGCACGGTCGCGTACCTGAAGGAGCGCTACCAGTTCGGCCGGCAGATCGGCTCGTTCCAGGCGCTCAAGCACCGCTGCGCCGACCTGTGGGCGAACCTCGCCCAGGCCCGCGCGGTGGCCCGGTACGCGGCGGCGTGCCTGGCGGACGGAACCGCTGACGGAGCGGCCGACGCGCCGGTCGCCGCGGCGCTGGCACAGGCGTACTGCTCGCCGCTCGCCGTGACCGCCGCCGAGGAGTGCATCCAACTGCACGGCGGCATCGGCTTCACCTGGGAGCACCCGGCGCACCTGTACCTCAAGCGGGCCAAGGCAGACTCGATCGCGTTCGGCGGCGCCGCACGGCACCACGCCCGACTGGGTGAACTGGTCGGCCTGCCGGCCTGA
- a CDS encoding acyl-CoA dehydrogenase family protein: MEKFATVDADGLRARVEQLLAEHDPAGDRLAFLQARFDAGLAWVHYPPGLGGLGAPRELQSVVDDALAAAGAPDNDPRRIGIGLGMAAPTILVHGTDEQRRRWLRPLWTGEEVWCQLFSEPGAGSDLAALGTRAVREQDSWIVNGQKVWTSMAHEARWAILVTRTDPSVPKHAGMTYFACDMTAPGVEVRPLRQITGEAEFNEVFLTDVRIPDEYRLGDVGNGWRVAQTTLMNERVAIGGGAAPRESGTIAAVCRTWRERPELRTPAGHAELMRLWVEAEALRLTGLRLRQQLAVGAPGPEGSAAKLSYARLNQAVSGFELDLLGDEALRYDDWSTGTWATKRPAAVDFLARSPGYRYLRAKGNSIEGGTSEILRNIIAERVLGLPGEPRVDKDVPWKDLPK; encoded by the coding sequence ATGGAAAAGTTCGCAACCGTCGACGCGGACGGGCTGCGCGCACGCGTCGAGCAGTTGCTGGCCGAGCACGACCCTGCCGGTGACCGGCTCGCGTTCCTGCAGGCCCGGTTCGACGCCGGCCTGGCCTGGGTGCACTACCCGCCCGGGCTCGGCGGCCTCGGCGCGCCGCGCGAACTGCAGTCGGTCGTGGACGACGCGCTCGCCGCGGCCGGCGCGCCGGACAACGACCCGCGCCGCATCGGCATCGGCCTCGGCATGGCGGCGCCGACGATCCTGGTGCACGGCACCGACGAGCAGCGCCGCCGCTGGCTGCGCCCCCTGTGGACCGGCGAGGAGGTCTGGTGTCAGCTCTTCAGCGAGCCCGGCGCCGGGTCGGACCTGGCCGCGCTGGGCACCCGCGCGGTGCGTGAGCAGGACTCGTGGATCGTCAACGGGCAGAAGGTGTGGACGTCGATGGCGCACGAGGCGCGCTGGGCGATCCTGGTGACGCGCACCGACCCGTCCGTCCCGAAGCACGCCGGGATGACGTACTTCGCCTGCGACATGACCGCACCCGGCGTCGAGGTGCGGCCGCTGCGCCAGATCACCGGCGAGGCCGAGTTCAACGAGGTGTTCCTGACCGACGTGCGCATCCCGGACGAGTACCGGCTGGGCGACGTGGGCAACGGCTGGCGGGTGGCGCAGACGACGCTGATGAACGAGCGCGTCGCGATCGGCGGTGGGGCCGCGCCGCGCGAGTCGGGCACGATCGCGGCGGTCTGCCGGACGTGGCGCGAGCGCCCCGAGTTGCGCACCCCGGCCGGGCACGCCGAGCTGATGCGGCTCTGGGTCGAGGCCGAGGCGCTGCGGCTGACCGGGCTGCGGCTGCGGCAGCAGTTGGCCGTGGGCGCGCCGGGGCCGGAAGGCTCGGCCGCGAAGCTGTCCTACGCGCGGCTGAACCAGGCGGTGTCCGGCTTCGAGCTGGACCTGCTCGGCGACGAGGCGCTGCGCTACGACGACTGGTCGACCGGTACCTGGGCGACGAAGCGGCCCGCGGCGGTGGACTTCCTGGCCCGCTCCCCCGGGTATCGGTACCTGCGCGCGAAGGGCAACTCGATCGAGGGCGGGACGTCGGAGATCTTGCGCAACATCATCGCCGAACGCGTGCTCGGGCTGCCCGGCGAACCCCGCGTCGACAAGGACGTCCCGTGGAAGGACCTGCCCAAGTGA
- a CDS encoding long-chain fatty acid--CoA ligase, which yields MTSTMQDDFPLTIHLILEHGRRVYGRSEVVTWAGDSARRATYAEVADNAERLAAALAKLGVGQGDRVATFCWNTQEHLEAYYAVPCMGAVLHTLNIRLPGAQLAQIANHAEDKIVIVDATLLPLLAAVADQLTTVEGYIVVGDGDLSALGDAKPVYRYADLLGAEQPGFDWPAVDERAPASMCYTSGTTGDPKGVVYSHRSTVLHALATNSASVTGATEADRVLTFVPMFHVNAWGIPFGAFFSGASLHMPGPYMMPEGICAFIRSERSTLASAVPTIWAGILAYGAEHEIDLSSLRMGTSGGAAMPRSLMAAFEQKYGLRIIQGWGMTETSPVGGMAHPPADVELGSPEELDWRLKSGRVIAGMQMRIVHDTGDVLPWDGAAVGEIEVRGPWITGSYYRADVPDKFDDGWLRTGDIGTIDPRGFYQITDRSKDVIKSGGEWISSVELENLLAAAPGVLEAAVIGIPDEKWTERPLACVVPRPGEDVDPAALAGFLEGKVAHWQVPEYWTFIGEVPKTTVGKFDKKVLRAQHQAGALRVERTRD from the coding sequence ATCACCAGCACGATGCAGGACGACTTCCCCCTGACGATCCACCTGATCCTCGAACACGGACGGCGGGTCTACGGCCGCAGCGAGGTGGTGACCTGGGCAGGTGACAGCGCGCGCCGGGCGACCTACGCCGAGGTTGCCGACAACGCCGAGCGGCTGGCCGCCGCGCTGGCGAAGCTGGGCGTGGGGCAGGGCGATCGGGTCGCGACGTTCTGCTGGAACACCCAGGAACACCTCGAGGCGTACTACGCGGTGCCGTGCATGGGTGCGGTGCTGCACACCCTGAACATCCGGCTGCCCGGTGCGCAGTTGGCGCAGATCGCGAACCACGCCGAGGACAAGATCGTCATCGTCGACGCCACGTTGCTGCCGCTGCTCGCCGCGGTCGCCGATCAGTTGACCACCGTCGAGGGCTACATCGTCGTGGGCGACGGGGACCTCTCGGCGCTCGGTGACGCCAAGCCGGTCTACCGGTACGCCGACCTGCTCGGCGCCGAGCAGCCCGGCTTCGACTGGCCGGCAGTCGACGAGCGTGCGCCGGCGTCGATGTGTTACACCAGCGGGACCACGGGCGATCCGAAGGGCGTCGTCTACTCGCACCGCTCGACCGTGCTGCACGCGCTGGCCACCAACTCCGCGTCGGTGACCGGCGCGACCGAGGCCGACCGGGTGCTCACCTTCGTGCCGATGTTCCACGTCAACGCGTGGGGCATCCCGTTCGGTGCGTTCTTCTCCGGCGCGAGCCTGCACATGCCCGGGCCGTACATGATGCCCGAGGGGATCTGCGCGTTCATCCGGTCCGAGCGCTCCACGCTCGCCTCGGCCGTCCCGACGATCTGGGCCGGCATCCTGGCCTACGGCGCCGAGCACGAGATCGACCTGTCCTCGCTGCGGATGGGCACGTCGGGCGGAGCGGCGATGCCGCGTTCGCTGATGGCCGCGTTCGAGCAGAAGTACGGGCTGCGGATCATCCAGGGCTGGGGGATGACCGAGACGTCGCCCGTCGGCGGCATGGCGCACCCGCCCGCGGACGTCGAGCTCGGCTCGCCCGAGGAGCTGGACTGGCGGCTCAAGTCCGGCCGGGTGATCGCGGGCATGCAGATGCGCATCGTCCACGACACGGGGGACGTGCTGCCGTGGGACGGCGCGGCGGTCGGCGAGATCGAGGTGCGCGGGCCGTGGATCACCGGGTCGTACTACCGCGCGGACGTCCCGGACAAGTTCGACGACGGCTGGCTGCGCACCGGCGACATCGGCACGATCGACCCGCGCGGCTTCTACCAGATCACCGACCGCAGCAAGGACGTGATCAAGTCCGGTGGCGAGTGGATCTCCTCGGTCGAGCTGGAGAACCTGCTCGCGGCCGCGCCCGGCGTGCTCGAGGCCGCGGTGATCGGGATCCCGGACGAGAAGTGGACCGAGCGCCCGCTCGCCTGCGTCGTGCCGCGGCCCGGCGAGGACGTCGACCCGGCCGCGCTGGCCGGCTTCCTGGAGGGGAAGGTCGCGCACTGGCAGGTGCCGGAGTACTGGACTTTCATCGGCGAGGTGCCCAAGACGACGGTCGGCAAGTTCGACAAGAAGGTGCTGCGGGCCCAGCACCAGGCCGGCGCGCTGCGCGTCGAGCGGACCCGTGACTAG
- a CDS encoding TetR/AcrR family transcriptional regulator, which produces MTRALPKPAGSSKARTGKTVRLSKAEQALPLQQRLVLVATRLFAAQGYDATSVQQIVEAAGVTKGALYHHFTCKDDVLYEVYHHVLAEQTRRMEEIADGPGDAAQRLAAVVGDVIASSVANLDELIVFFRSMHLLPEAQQKTVRAERRRYHLRVRRLVEEGQRAGVLTTEVPADLAVHFVYGAIHQIGTWYSDSGPLTADEIAQHFERLVLSGLRP; this is translated from the coding sequence GTGACTAGGGCGTTGCCGAAGCCCGCCGGCTCGTCGAAGGCGCGGACGGGTAAGACGGTGCGGCTGAGCAAGGCCGAGCAGGCGCTGCCGTTGCAGCAGCGGCTGGTGCTCGTGGCCACTCGCCTGTTCGCTGCGCAGGGCTACGACGCGACGTCCGTGCAGCAGATCGTCGAGGCGGCCGGCGTCACCAAGGGCGCGCTCTATCACCACTTCACCTGCAAGGACGACGTGCTGTACGAGGTGTATCACCACGTGCTGGCCGAGCAGACCCGGCGGATGGAGGAGATCGCGGACGGTCCGGGCGACGCCGCTCAGCGGCTGGCCGCGGTGGTCGGCGATGTGATCGCCAGCAGCGTGGCGAACCTGGACGAACTGATCGTCTTCTTCCGCTCGATGCACCTGTTGCCCGAGGCGCAGCAGAAGACGGTGCGGGCCGAGCGGCGCCGCTACCACCTTCGGGTGCGTCGCCTGGTCGAGGAGGGACAGCGCGCCGGGGTGCTCACGACCGAGGTGCCCGCTGACCTGGCCGTGCACTTCGTCTACGGCGCGATCCACCAGATCGGCACCTGGTACTCCGACAGCGGGCCACTGACCGCGGACGAGATCGCGCAGCACTTCGAACGGCTGGTCCTGTCCGGGCTACGCCCCTGA
- a CDS encoding tryptophanase — MTEPGFRTIIEPFRIHSVEPLRMTTRAEREVAVAKAGYNLFQVDAQDVLIDLLTDSGTGAMSRDQWAAIQRGDESYAGSPSYFRFRDAVRALFPFEHVIPTHQGRAAEKIIFGVLGGPGKLVPNNTHFDTTRANVEFTGAEAVDLVIAEGRDPRSQHPFKGNMDVEALQALLAERADDVPVVFMTITNNSGGGQPVSLANLRAVREVCDRYGKLLFLDACRFAENAWFIHEREDGQAGREVADIVHDIASLADGMTMSAKKDPMGNIGGWLAMNDDELASQCRSLLILTEGFPTYGGLAGRDLEALAQGLTEAVDHDYLRYRITSTAYLGDALQRVGMPILSPTGGHAVYLDARALLPHIDPLHYPGQALAIALYEAGGVRSCEIGTVMFGRRPDGSEVPAPLDLVRLAIPRRTYTQSHIDYVIEVCEQVVAAAGDLRGYRIIDEPPALRHFTATFEPLR; from the coding sequence ATGACCGAACCGGGCTTTCGCACCATCATCGAGCCGTTCCGGATCCACTCCGTGGAGCCGCTGCGCATGACCACGCGTGCCGAGCGGGAGGTCGCGGTGGCCAAAGCCGGCTACAACCTGTTCCAGGTCGACGCGCAGGACGTGCTGATCGACCTGCTCACCGACTCCGGCACCGGCGCGATGAGCCGCGACCAGTGGGCGGCCATCCAGCGTGGCGACGAGTCCTACGCCGGGTCGCCGTCGTACTTCCGGTTCCGCGACGCGGTGCGCGCCCTGTTCCCGTTCGAGCACGTCATCCCGACGCACCAGGGCCGTGCCGCCGAGAAGATCATCTTCGGGGTGCTCGGTGGGCCGGGCAAGCTCGTCCCGAACAACACCCACTTCGACACCACCCGCGCGAACGTCGAGTTCACCGGGGCGGAGGCGGTCGACCTCGTCATCGCCGAGGGCAGGGACCCACGGTCGCAGCACCCGTTCAAGGGCAACATGGACGTCGAGGCCCTGCAGGCGCTGCTGGCCGAGCGGGCCGACGACGTGCCGGTCGTGTTCATGACGATCACCAACAACAGCGGCGGCGGGCAGCCGGTGTCGCTGGCCAACCTGCGCGCGGTCCGCGAAGTGTGCGACCGCTACGGCAAACTCCTGTTCCTCGACGCCTGCCGCTTCGCCGAGAACGCCTGGTTCATCCACGAGCGCGAGGACGGGCAGGCCGGACGCGAGGTCGCCGACATCGTGCACGACATCGCCTCACTCGCCGACGGCATGACGATGAGCGCCAAGAAGGACCCGATGGGCAACATCGGCGGCTGGCTGGCGATGAACGACGACGAGCTGGCGAGCCAGTGCCGCAGCCTGCTGATCCTCACCGAGGGGTTCCCCACCTACGGCGGGCTGGCCGGCCGCGACCTGGAGGCGCTGGCGCAGGGACTTACCGAGGCCGTCGACCACGACTACCTGCGCTACCGCATCACCAGCACCGCCTACCTCGGTGACGCCCTTCAGCGCGTCGGCATGCCGATCCTGTCCCCGACCGGTGGGCATGCCGTCTACCTGGACGCGCGCGCACTGCTGCCGCACATCGACCCGCTGCACTATCCGGGACAGGCGCTCGCGATAGCGCTCTACGAGGCCGGCGGGGTGCGCAGCTGCGAGATCGGCACGGTGATGTTCGGGCGCCGGCCGGACGGCAGCGAGGTGCCGGCCCCGCTCGACCTGGTGCGCCTGGCGATCCCGCGGCGCACGTACACGCAGAGCCACATCGACTACGTCATCGAGGTCTGTGAACAGGTCGTCGCGGCTGCAGGCGACCTGCGCGGCTACCGCATCATCGACGAGCCGCCCGCGCTGCGGCACTTCACCGCCACGTTCGAGCCGCTGCGCTGA
- a CDS encoding SGNH/GDSL hydrolase family protein has protein sequence MIARRWQRARAGAAALLLVLTSACAVRAGAAEPDYLALGDSITFGSHPAPPTEFADLANFRSYADDTAHKFGLTLVNAACPGETAASMIDTRAQSHGCENNVGKRSGFRQHHALHTWYDSSQLSFAVRFLQTHHGVKLVSLGIGLNDLFVCRDLHPGCSGAALTAFTRGLTLHLDTILDALRVRAGYHGPLVLLRYYATQYPDAQVAALNAIITAAAKRHGALVADGYRAFADASAGTGGSACAAHLLAIRPDGRCDLHPSRAGQAVLAGAVEQALGRRR, from the coding sequence GTGATCGCGCGACGCTGGCAGCGGGCGCGGGCCGGCGCCGCCGCGCTGCTGCTCGTGCTCACCTCCGCCTGCGCCGTGCGAGCCGGCGCGGCCGAGCCGGACTATCTGGCGCTGGGCGACTCGATCACGTTCGGTTCGCACCCCGCGCCGCCGACCGAGTTCGCCGACCTGGCCAACTTCCGCAGCTACGCCGACGACACCGCCCACAAGTTCGGGCTGACGCTGGTCAACGCGGCCTGCCCCGGTGAGACCGCGGCCAGCATGATCGACACCCGGGCGCAGAGCCACGGCTGCGAGAACAACGTCGGAAAGCGCAGCGGCTTTCGCCAGCACCACGCGCTGCACACCTGGTACGACAGCTCGCAGCTGTCCTTCGCCGTCCGCTTCCTGCAGACCCACCACGGCGTGAAGCTGGTCAGCCTCGGCATCGGGCTCAACGACCTGTTCGTCTGCCGCGACCTGCACCCCGGCTGCTCGGGCGCCGCGCTCACGGCGTTCACCCGCGGCCTGACCCTCCACCTGGACACCATCCTGGACGCGCTGCGCGTGCGAGCCGGCTATCACGGACCGCTCGTGCTGCTGCGCTACTACGCGACCCAGTACCCGGACGCTCAGGTCGCCGCGCTCAACGCGATCATCACCGCGGCGGCCAAGCGGCACGGTGCCCTTGTCGCGGACGGCTACCGGGCGTTTGCCGACGCCAGCGCGGGCACCGGCGGCTCGGCCTGCGCGGCGCACCTGCTCGCGATCCGGCCGGACGGGCGGTGCGACCTGCACCCGTCGCGTGCCGGCCAGGCCGTGCTGGCCGGCGCCGTCGAGCAAGCCCTCGGCAGGCGCCGGTAG
- a CDS encoding response regulator, whose translation MRVLVVEDDRALSRALSMNLTARGHQVSEAASGAAALGSARVEPPDAVILDLGLPDVSGLEVIRSLRQFTPAPIIVLSARSSSGEKVAALDLGADDYVTKPFNVDELLARLRAAARRVPPPEAPRLADLSGTVVDFVAKTVTGRDGAPVHLTPTEWRLLETLARRPGTLVTGRALLTQLRGGPEHTDPSYLRIYVGQLRRKLEPEPGRPRHLITEPGMGYRFQP comes from the coding sequence ATGAGGGTGCTGGTGGTCGAGGACGATCGCGCCCTGTCCCGCGCGCTCTCGATGAACCTGACGGCGCGCGGTCACCAGGTGAGCGAGGCGGCCTCCGGGGCGGCGGCGCTCGGGTCCGCCCGGGTGGAGCCGCCCGATGCGGTGATCCTCGACCTGGGCCTGCCGGACGTCAGCGGGCTGGAGGTGATCCGCTCGCTGCGGCAGTTCACGCCGGCCCCGATCATCGTGCTGTCCGCGCGCAGCAGCAGCGGGGAGAAGGTCGCCGCGCTGGATCTGGGCGCCGACGACTACGTGACCAAACCGTTCAACGTCGACGAACTGCTCGCCCGGCTGCGGGCGGCCGCGCGGCGGGTGCCGCCCCCGGAAGCGCCGCGGCTGGCCGACCTGAGCGGCACCGTCGTCGACTTCGTGGCCAAGACGGTGACCGGTCGTGACGGCGCGCCGGTGCACCTCACCCCGACCGAGTGGCGGCTGCTGGAAACGCTCGCCAGGCGCCCGGGCACCCTCGTGACCGGCCGCGCCCTGCTGACCCAGCTGCGCGGTGGGCCCGAGCACACCGACCCGAGCTACCTGCGGATCTACGTCGGCCAGCTGCGTCGCAAGCTCGAGCCCGAGCCCGGCCGGCCCCGCCACCTGATCACCGAACCGGGGATGGGGTACCGGTTCCAGCCCTGA
- a CDS encoding sensor histidine kinase yields the protein MTWPQERRPLGGALLAAVLLAGATVALAVLRHRVSFASDVAIYLLIVVITSIAGGFAPALAAAVAGSLLLNYYFTPPLHAFTVAEGQNALALLIFLLVAVLVSRIVHTARRVQPLARADRARTALLNAASHDLRTPIASAKAAVSSLRATDVEWSADDREELLASADASLDRLTDLVTNLLDLSRLQAGVLPVLAAPVGLGDVVASALAHLPPTGTRLQLEIADDLPAVLADAGLLERVVANLLQNALRFAPPDTPVRVHGAAVDGRIELRVIDTGPGLAAWDPDTAFAAFQRAGDAPPPGAGIGLGLATVRGFAEAMAGDVRAEPTPGGGTTIVVRLPLVADVR from the coding sequence GTGACCTGGCCCCAGGAGCGCCGCCCGCTGGGCGGCGCGCTGCTCGCCGCCGTCCTGCTGGCGGGCGCCACCGTGGCGCTGGCCGTGCTTCGGCACCGGGTCTCGTTCGCCAGCGACGTCGCGATCTACCTGCTGATCGTGGTGATCACCAGCATCGCCGGCGGGTTCGCTCCGGCGCTCGCGGCGGCCGTCGCCGGCAGCCTGCTGCTGAACTACTACTTCACCCCGCCGCTGCACGCCTTCACCGTCGCGGAGGGGCAGAACGCGCTGGCGCTGCTGATCTTCCTGCTGGTCGCCGTCCTGGTCTCGCGCATCGTGCACACCGCCCGCCGCGTGCAGCCGCTCGCGCGGGCGGACCGCGCCCGCACCGCGCTGCTCAACGCGGCCAGCCACGATCTGCGCACGCCGATCGCCTCCGCCAAGGCCGCGGTCTCCAGCCTGCGTGCCACGGACGTCGAGTGGTCGGCGGACGACCGGGAGGAACTGCTCGCATCGGCGGACGCCTCGCTGGACCGGCTCACCGACCTGGTCACGAACCTGCTCGACCTGTCCCGCCTTCAGGCCGGGGTGCTGCCGGTGCTCGCCGCGCCCGTCGGCCTCGGCGACGTCGTGGCGAGCGCGCTCGCGCACCTGCCGCCGACGGGCACCCGGCTGCAGCTCGAGATCGCCGACGACTTGCCGGCGGTCCTTGCCGACGCCGGGCTGCTGGAGCGGGTCGTCGCCAACCTGCTGCAGAACGCGCTCCGCTTCGCGCCCCCCGATACGCCGGTGCGGGTGCACGGCGCGGCAGTCGACGGTCGGATCGAGCTGCGTGTGATCGACACCGGCCCGGGCCTGGCCGCGTGGGACCCCGACACGGCGTTCGCGGCGTTCCAGCGTGCGGGCGACGCGCCCCCGCCGGGAGCCGGGATCGGGCTGGGCCTGGCGACGGTCCGCGGCTTCGCCGAGGCGATGGCAGGCGACGTCCGGGCCGAGCCGACGCCGGGCGGCGGCACCACGATCGTCGTCCGCCTGCCACTCGTGGCGGACGTCCGATGA